The Vicia villosa cultivar HV-30 ecotype Madison, WI linkage group LG1, Vvil1.0, whole genome shotgun sequence genome includes a region encoding these proteins:
- the LOC131644224 gene encoding F-box protein PP2-B11-like: MTQFEELPEGCIATILSRTTPVDACRLSLVSNTFHSAADSDAVWIQFLPSDSQFMDSIISNSPSLVNLPSKKALYLALSDRPIIIDNGLKSFQLDRKSGKICYMLGARSLSTAWVHDERYWKWITMRTSRFPEVARLLNVCWLESHGTINTITLSPNTEYAAYVVFKMIDAKGFENRPAKLSVFVEGGHSSTKIVCLDPNVEDRSHSRVEGLECPNVRSDGWLEIEIGEFFNSGIENEKVKMEVLEKGSYWKRGLFVEGIEVRPK; this comes from the exons ATGACACAGTTTGAAGAATTGCCTGAAGGATGCATCGCCACCATACTCTCTCGTACTACTCCCGTTGACGCCTGCAGACTCTCTCTCGTTTCCAATACTTTCCATTCTGCTGCCGATTCCGACGCTGTCTGGATTCAATTTCTCCCTTCCGATTCTCAATTCATGGATTCTATCATCTCTAATTCTCCTTCACTTGTCAACCTTCCTTCCAAAAAGGCTCTCTACTTAGCTCTATCGGATCGCCCTATCATCATCGACAATGGTCTCAAG AGCTTTCAATTGGATAGAAAGAGTGGGAAAATATGTTACATGCTAGGGGCTAGATCTTTATCCACTGCTTGGGTTCATGACGAGCGCTACTGGAAGTGGATTACTATGCGTACCTCCAG GTTCCCTGAAGTCGCTAGGCTTCTTAATGTTTGTTGGCTTGAATCTCATGGTACGATAAACACCATTACATTGTCTCCAAATACTGAGTATGCAGCTTATGTTGTTTTCAAGATGATTGATGCCAAAGGATTTGAGAACCGTCCTGCAAAGTTATCAGTCTTTGTCGAAGGTGGACATAGCAGTACAAAAATTGTATGTTTGGATCCTAATGTGGAAGATAGGTCTCACAGCAGAGTAGAAGGATTGGAATGTCCTAATGTGAGAAGTGATGGGTGGTTGGAGATTGAGATAGGGGAGTTCTTCAATTCAGGCATAGAGAATGAAAAAGTCAAGATGGAGGTTTTGGAGAAAGGTAGTTATTGGAAGAGAGGTCTCTTTGTTGAAGGAATAGAAGTTAGGCCTAAGTAA
- the LOC131654449 gene encoding pentatricopeptide repeat-containing protein At3g62470, mitochondrial-like, producing MEKLISIIKVISLSFGTVGEVESDAEGDVIVKSSESCADPDEVDRVCKVIDELFALDRNMEAVLDECGVMLSHDLVVDVLHRFKHARKPGFRFFCWAGKRPGFEHDSRTYNSKMDILGKTTQFETMVALLEEMGEKGFWTMETFAIAIKAFASAKERKKAVGIFDMMKFKIKVGVDAVNFLLDSRGVSNGMIDKGFVPDIVAHNIMLQGLLRCQKKSDSIKLFEGLFLFCDEKLRI from the exons atgGAGAAG CtgatttcaataataaaagtTATCAGCTTATCATTTGGTACTGTTGGTGAGGTTGAATCTGATGCTGAGGGTGATGTTATTGTTAAGAGTAGTGAGTCATGTGCAGATCCAGATGAGGTTGATAGGGTATGCAAGGTGATTGATGAATTGTTTGCGTTGGATAGGAACATGGAAGCAGTTCTTGATGAGTGTGGTGTTATGTTATCTCATGATTTGGTTGTTGATGTGTTGCATAGGTTCAAACATGCTAGGAAGCCTGGTTTTAGGTTCTTTTGTTGGGCAGGGAAAAGGCCTGGTTTTGAACATGATTCAAGGACTTATAACTCCAAGATGGATATTTTAGGGAAGACTACACAATTTGAGACCATGGTAGCATTGCTTGAGGAAATGGGTGAGAAGGGTTTTTGGACAATGGAAACTTTCGCAATTGCTATTAAGGCATTTGCTTCTGCTAAGGAAAGGAAAAAAGCTGTTGGAATCTTTGATATGATGAAGTTTAAGATTAAAGTCGGTGTTGATGCGGTTAATTTCTTGCTTGATAGTCGTGGTGTGTCGAATGGGATGATTGATAAAGGATTCGTGCCTGATATTGTTGCACATAATATTATGCTTCAAGGGTTGTTAAGGTGTCAGAAGAAGTCAGATAGCATTAAGTTATTTGAAGGGTTGTTCCTATTTTGCGACGAGAAATTACGAATTTAG